One genomic segment of Blattabacterium sp. (Blaberus giganteus) includes these proteins:
- a CDS encoding TrkA family potassium uptake protein translates to MKIIIIGLGNFGRSLALNLTDNGHEVFGIDQKMEKVDLLKDHIANVVCMDANNEAAYKVLPIQQANLGIVAIGENEGSSIVTTAILKKYKHLRIVSRSLSKIHDTILEAMGINDVIHPEQDAAFRLTKQISFNYALDYFRVDNKYSIAEVFSPYSFNGKSVKSLTLTQKYSVSLITVIRDINNPMSSKGTNTRKVIGLVTGDTVLKTGDILTIFGSNKSIMNFIKDKK, encoded by the coding sequence ATGAAAATTATAATTATTGGGTTAGGAAATTTTGGAAGATCTTTAGCTCTTAATTTAACAGATAATGGACATGAAGTTTTTGGTATAGATCAAAAAATGGAAAAAGTAGATTTATTGAAAGATCATATAGCAAATGTAGTATGTATGGATGCAAATAATGAGGCGGCTTACAAAGTTTTACCTATTCAACAAGCAAATTTAGGAATTGTGGCTATTGGAGAAAATGAGGGATCGTCAATAGTAACTACAGCTATACTTAAAAAGTATAAGCATTTAAGAATTGTAAGCCGATCTTTATCAAAAATACACGATACAATATTAGAAGCTATGGGAATTAATGATGTAATTCATCCGGAGCAAGATGCTGCATTTCGACTAACTAAACAAATATCTTTTAATTATGCTTTAGATTATTTTAGAGTAGATAATAAATATTCTATAGCAGAAGTCTTTTCTCCATATTCTTTCAATGGAAAATCTGTAAAAAGTTTGACATTAACACAAAAATATTCTGTTTCTTTAATTACCGTAATACGAGATATCAATAATCCAATGTCTTCTAAAGGGACTAATACAAGAAAAGTCATAGGATTAGTTACAGGAGATACTGTTTTAAAAACAGGAGATATATTAACTATTTTTGGTTCTAACAAATCAATCATGAATTTTATAA
- a CDS encoding TrkH family potassium uptake protein, protein MIQIRLRNFLDMSTPIIFIYIILSLGWNPFIFFNVEILLGIVLIISSLHFFILFDKNLEKGYRSMIFLSFFILLLSLIFSFVKILFHNIKITADIKISTLISLILYVLIRATYFMRMIVYVKIHNPAFIFVASFVFLSFLGSSLLMLPASTVRKISFIDALFTSTSAVCVTGLVVLDTAKDFTYLGKIFILILIELGGLGILTITSFFSYFFRDGFSFKEAIFVSNFLNTKTTSNVLSLAVKVVMFTLTVEFIGALLIYFSIKEKHIIECDSILFFSIFHSISAFCNSGFSTLSQGLYSESVRFNYLLHIIIAFLLILGGIGFNILFNFFTYMWLTVKKYFLKIFKDEDLRRPAHVVTLNTKVVIYTTFFLLFFGTIFYYISEYHFSLSEHSSFHGKWIASFFSSATSRTAGFHVLNINSLTPITILFTIFLMWIGASPASTGGGIKTSTFALALINIISLARGKNRLEIQKKEISSESIRLSFSIIMLSIIVIYISILIIIFLDPKEDILSISFEVFSAFSTVGLSLGITSNLSNGSKLVLILLMLLGRIGVFNIMIGFLRKNKIGSHHYYRYPKGNILIN, encoded by the coding sequence ATGATCCAAATTAGATTACGAAATTTTTTGGATATGTCTACTCCAATTATATTTATTTATATAATTCTATCTTTAGGATGGAATCCATTCATATTTTTTAATGTAGAAATTCTTTTAGGAATTGTATTAATAATAAGTTCTTTACACTTTTTCATTCTTTTTGATAAAAACCTTGAAAAAGGTTATAGATCCATGATTTTTTTATCATTCTTTATATTGTTGCTTTCTCTTATTTTTTCTTTTGTAAAAATTTTATTTCATAACATAAAAATAACTGCAGATATAAAAATATCTACACTTATTAGTTTGATTCTATATGTGTTAATTCGTGCAACTTATTTTATGCGAATGATCGTATACGTTAAAATTCATAATCCTGCTTTCATATTTGTTGCAAGTTTTGTTTTTTTATCCTTTTTAGGATCTTCTTTATTAATGCTTCCTGCATCTACAGTAAGAAAAATATCATTTATAGACGCTTTATTTACTTCTACTAGTGCTGTATGTGTGACAGGATTAGTAGTTTTAGATACAGCTAAAGATTTTACATATTTAGGAAAAATCTTTATACTTATATTAATAGAATTAGGAGGACTTGGGATTTTAACTATAACTTCTTTTTTTAGTTATTTTTTTAGAGATGGATTTTCTTTTAAGGAAGCTATTTTTGTTAGCAATTTTTTAAATACAAAAACAACAAGTAATGTTCTTAGTTTAGCTGTAAAAGTAGTCATGTTCACTTTAACAGTAGAATTTATAGGTGCTTTATTAATTTATTTTTCTATTAAAGAAAAACACATAATAGAATGTGATAGTATTTTATTTTTTTCTATTTTTCATTCTATCTCCGCATTTTGTAATAGTGGATTCTCTACCTTAAGCCAAGGCTTGTATTCCGAATCTGTGAGATTTAATTATTTATTACATATCATTATTGCTTTTTTACTAATATTGGGTGGTATAGGTTTTAATATTTTATTCAATTTTTTTACATATATGTGGTTAACTGTAAAAAAATATTTTTTAAAAATTTTTAAAGATGAAGATCTTAGGCGTCCTGCACATGTAGTAACTTTAAATACAAAAGTTGTTATTTATACTACTTTTTTTTTACTTTTTTTTGGAACTATTTTTTATTATATAAGTGAATATCATTTTTCTCTTTCAGAACATTCTTCTTTTCATGGAAAATGGATAGCTTCGTTTTTTTCTTCAGCTACATCTAGAACAGCGGGGTTTCATGTATTAAACATTAATTCTTTAACCCCAATTACTATTTTGTTTACTATTTTTTTGATGTGGATAGGTGCTTCTCCAGCGTCTACTGGTGGAGGAATTAAAACAAGTACTTTCGCATTAGCATTAATAAATATTATTTCATTGGCTAGAGGAAAAAATAGATTAGAAATACAAAAAAAAGAAATATCTTCGGAATCTATTCGATTATCTTTTTCTATTATCATGTTATCCATAATAGTTATATATATAAGTATTTTAATCATAATTTTTTTAGATCCAAAAGAAGATATTTTATCTATTTCTTTTGAAGTTTTTTCTGCTTTTTCTACAGTAGGATTATCTTTAGGCATTACTTCTAATTTATCAAACGGAAGTAAATTAGTTTTAATACTTTTGATGTTATTAGGAAGAATAGGTGTTTTTAATATCATGATCGGTTTTTTAAGAAAAAATAAAATTGGTTCTCATCATTATTACAGATATCCTAAAGGAAATATTCTTATTAATTAG
- the tsaB gene encoding tRNA (adenosine(37)-N6)-threonylcarbamoyltransferase complex dimerization subunit type 1 TsaB, which produces MSLILNLETSTKNCSVSIAKNGVCLTSVEECSKEYFHSKKLHTFIEYAIKISGIHIKDLKSICVSKGPGSYTSLRIGASTARGLCYALDIPLLSIDTLTIMSYKINIKKGVLISMIHAKSNFFYTSVFNESKEKLNPIQIIKLNDNFFKSLFSKYKKIYFIIGNILSSIDIDKKIFFYVVKNRFLYKNPSAIDMSLISYKEFRKKKFNNIERFIPFYL; this is translated from the coding sequence ATGTCTTTAATTTTAAATTTAGAAACTTCTACCAAAAATTGCTCAGTCTCTATTGCTAAAAATGGAGTCTGTTTAACTTCTGTAGAAGAATGTTCGAAAGAATATTTTCATTCAAAAAAATTACATACATTTATAGAATATGCAATAAAAATTTCTGGAATTCATATTAAAGATTTAAAATCAATTTGTGTGAGCAAAGGGCCAGGATCCTACACTTCATTGAGAATAGGAGCATCGACTGCAAGAGGATTATGTTATGCTTTAGATATTCCTTTATTGTCTATAGATACATTGACTATAATGAGTTATAAAATAAATATAAAAAAAGGAGTTTTAATTTCTATGATACATGCAAAATCTAATTTTTTCTACACTTCAGTATTTAATGAATCAAAAGAAAAATTGAATCCTATTCAAATTATAAAATTAAATGACAATTTTTTTAAATCTTTATTCTCGAAATACAAAAAAATATATTTTATAATAGGAAATATTCTCTCTTCTATAGATATAGATAAAAAAATTTTTTTTTATGTCGTAAAAAATAGATTTTTATATAAAAATCCATCTGCGATAGATATGTCTCTCATTTCTTATAAAGAATTTCGTAAGAAAAAATTTAATAATATTGAAAGATTTATTCCTTTTTATTTATAA
- the nadE gene encoding NAD(+) synthase, whose product MIKTEKVIKYIVSWLKEYIQKSKSNGFIIGISGGIDSSVTSFLAAMTRYPTIILEMPIFDKKKNFLPIKHAKFLKKKFSNVYYLEKDLSSLFKIFCHITNENDFEDSKRSLALANVKSRIRMLTLYYYANGKNYLVVGTGNKVEDFGVGFFTKYGDGGVDLHPIADLTKSEIRSLAKKLNIIDEIQKAKPTDGLWEDNRSDEDQLGATYEELEWAMKMEIMKKEDYIFSEIEYKILKKYQILHHKNRHKMISIPICKVPDDIKK is encoded by the coding sequence ATGATAAAAACAGAAAAAGTAATTAAATATATTGTATCCTGGTTAAAAGAATATATTCAAAAATCTAAATCTAATGGTTTTATTATTGGAATATCTGGGGGAATAGATTCTTCAGTTACATCTTTTTTGGCAGCTATGACAAGATACCCTACTATTATATTAGAAATGCCTATTTTTGATAAAAAGAAAAATTTTTTGCCCATAAAACATGCAAAATTTTTAAAAAAAAAATTTTCAAACGTTTATTATTTAGAGAAAGATTTATCTTCTCTATTTAAAATATTTTGTCATATAACAAATGAAAATGATTTTGAAGATTCAAAACGATCTTTAGCGTTAGCTAATGTAAAATCTAGGATTCGTATGTTAACTTTATATTATTATGCGAATGGAAAAAATTATCTTGTTGTTGGAACTGGAAATAAAGTAGAAGATTTTGGTGTAGGTTTTTTTACAAAATATGGAGATGGAGGCGTGGATTTACATCCTATCGCTGATCTGACTAAAAGTGAAATCCGTTCTTTAGCTAAAAAATTAAATATTATTGATGAAATTCAAAAAGCAAAGCCTACGGATGGACTTTGGGAAGATAATAGATCGGATGAAGATCAGTTAGGAGCAACTTATGAAGAGTTAGAATGGGCCATGAAAATGGAGATTATGAAAAAAGAAGATTATATATTTTCTGAAATAGAATATAAAATTTTAAAAAAATATCAGATTTTACATCATAAAAATAGACATAAAATGATTTCTATCCCTATATGCAAAGTCCCTGATGATATCAAAAAATGA
- the folE gene encoding GTP cyclohydrolase I FolE translates to MIEEKKILKKEKSNSILNRSISPDPILHKDVYFMSDEEKIEKIKKHFFQIMKILGLNMNDDSLQRTPKRVAKMFIKEIFSGLNPKNLPNFSIFENKYKYKQMLIEKNITVYSTCEHHFLPIVGKAHVGYISNGKVVGLSKINRIVNFYAKRPQVQERLTIQIVQYLRKMLETQDVACVIEAKHLCVNSRGIRDIDSSTITTELIGSFKNNSEIREEFLHHIGIS, encoded by the coding sequence ATGATAGAAGAGAAAAAAATTTTAAAAAAAGAAAAATCTAATTCGATTTTAAATCGATCAATCAGTCCGGATCCTATTTTACATAAGGATGTTTATTTTATGAGTGATGAAGAGAAAATTGAAAAAATAAAAAAACATTTTTTTCAAATTATGAAAATTTTAGGTTTAAATATGAATGATGATAGTTTACAAAGAACACCTAAACGAGTAGCAAAGATGTTTATAAAAGAAATATTCAGTGGACTAAATCCTAAAAATTTGCCGAATTTTTCCATTTTTGAAAATAAATATAAATACAAACAAATGTTAATAGAAAAAAATATCACAGTTTATTCTACTTGTGAACATCATTTTCTTCCTATTGTAGGAAAAGCTCATGTAGGTTATATTTCAAATGGAAAAGTTGTAGGTCTTTCTAAAATTAATAGAATTGTAAATTTTTACGCAAAAAGACCACAAGTACAAGAACGTTTAACAATACAAATTGTTCAGTATTTACGAAAAATGTTAGAGACACAAGATGTAGCTTGTGTTATAGAGGCAAAACATTTATGCGTGAATTCTCGTGGAATCAGAGATATAGATAGTAGTACCATTACTACTGAGTTAATAGGATCCTTTAAAAATAATTCAGAAATAAGAGAGGAATTTTTACATCATATTGGAATTTCTTAA
- the cysS gene encoding cysteine--tRNA ligase — MEEKNYQQKNRNYLKIYNSLTGKKEFFHPIYKESVGIYVCGPTVYNHLHLGNCRTFISFDIVFRYLKHLGYKVRYVRNITDVGHLENEYNDLEDKISKRSRIEGLEPMEIVQKYTLSFHNLLNVLNVLPPSIEPTATGHIVEQIEMIQKLIKKKLAYEINGSVYFDLKKYKELYPYGIISKNNMDKLFHKKLKFSEEKRGFHDFSLWKKAPYNHIMNWNSPWGKGFPGWHIECTTMSTKYLGETFDIHGGGIDLKFPHHECELAQAIGIYNKGSFAHYWMHANLFTLNGKKMSKSTGNFMELKDIIHNKEICKKTFFPSIFRFYILQSHYRNVMDFSSKGLTDAEKGLHRIMQSIEILKNFEPKTKNNISSHNICHWINICYQAINDDFNIPLLITYLFKAVHIINTSLHNIDIYHVDLLKKYMTYFVFDILGIQKINHHKENSKKLKILIERLIKLRSEERKQKNWIISDKIRKELSYIGVSLHDKNYCDDNDFKA, encoded by the coding sequence ATGGAGGAAAAAAATTATCAACAAAAAAACCGAAATTATCTAAAAATATACAATTCTTTAACAGGAAAAAAAGAATTTTTTCATCCTATTTATAAAGAATCTGTTGGAATTTATGTATGTGGTCCCACAGTTTACAATCATTTACATTTAGGAAATTGCAGAACTTTTATATCATTTGATATTGTTTTTCGTTATTTAAAACATTTGGGATATAAAGTTCGTTATGTAAGAAATATTACTGATGTAGGCCATTTGGAAAATGAATATAATGATCTAGAAGATAAAATTTCTAAAAGATCTCGCATAGAAGGTCTTGAACCTATGGAAATTGTTCAAAAATATACTCTTTCTTTTCACAATTTATTAAATGTTTTAAATGTACTACCTCCAAGTATAGAACCTACAGCTACAGGTCATATTGTGGAACAAATAGAGATGATTCAAAAGTTAATTAAAAAAAAATTAGCATACGAAATAAATGGGTCTGTGTATTTCGATTTAAAAAAATATAAAGAATTATATCCTTATGGTATTATTAGTAAAAATAATATGGATAAACTTTTTCATAAAAAATTAAAATTTTCAGAAGAAAAACGTGGATTTCATGATTTTTCTCTTTGGAAGAAAGCACCTTATAATCATATTATGAATTGGAATTCCCCATGGGGAAAAGGATTTCCTGGTTGGCATATAGAATGCACAACTATGAGTACAAAATATTTAGGAGAAACTTTTGATATTCATGGTGGAGGAATCGATTTAAAGTTTCCTCATCATGAATGTGAATTAGCTCAAGCTATAGGAATTTATAATAAAGGTTCTTTTGCACATTATTGGATGCATGCAAATTTGTTTACTTTAAATGGAAAAAAAATGAGCAAATCTACAGGAAATTTTATGGAATTAAAAGATATAATTCATAATAAAGAAATTTGCAAAAAAACTTTTTTTCCTAGTATTTTTAGATTTTATATTTTACAATCTCATTATAGAAATGTTATGGATTTTTCCAGTAAAGGACTTACAGATGCTGAAAAAGGATTACATCGCATAATGCAATCTATAGAAATATTAAAAAATTTTGAACCTAAAACTAAAAATAATATAAGTAGTCATAACATATGTCATTGGATAAATATTTGTTATCAAGCTATTAATGATGATTTTAATATTCCTTTATTGATTACTTATTTATTTAAAGCTGTCCATATTATTAATACTTCCCTTCACAATATAGATATATATCATGTCGATTTATTAAAAAAATATATGACTTATTTTGTTTTCGATATTTTAGGAATTCAAAAAATCAATCATCACAAAGAAAACTCTAAAAAATTAAAAATACTTATTGAAAGATTAATCAAACTTCGTTCAGAAGAACGAAAACAAAAAAATTGGATTATTTCAGATAAAATTCGGAAAGAATTGTCTTACATTGGTGTTTCATTACATGATAAAAATTATTGTGATGATAATGATTTTAAAGCTTGA
- a CDS encoding PLP-dependent aspartate aminotransferase family protein has translation MKEETKLIQNILSDPLTGAISTPIYQTSTYVQEAPGVHKGFDYTRTNNPTRKILEDLITHLEYGYASLAFSSGLASVDAILKLLESGSEIVAVDDIYGGTFRLLNLYKKLGINTKFVDTTDAKKTISTISNKTKLVWLESPTNPTLKVSDIEYISKESKKKNSDILVVVDNTFASPVIQNPLKLGSDIVVHSATKYLAGHSDVLAGLITVKNTDLYEKLKYIQNATGGVLSPIDSWLTIRGSQTLYLRIKKQSQNAFQIASFLNKKRNSEIDQVFYPGLSNHKNHFIAVKQQRYFGGIVSFSLKKNTIESAKKVVTSTKIFKLAESLGGTKSLICHPATMTHKSTPTEVRINAGIQNSLIRLSIGIENVEDLIKDIDQALKSLSSQ, from the coding sequence ATGAAGGAAGAAACAAAGCTTATTCAAAACATTTTATCTGATCCTCTTACAGGAGCAATCTCTACACCAATCTATCAAACTTCAACTTACGTACAAGAAGCCCCCGGTGTACATAAAGGATTTGATTACACTAGAACAAATAATCCTACAAGAAAAATACTTGAAGATCTAATAACTCATTTAGAATATGGTTATGCTAGTTTAGCATTTTCTTCGGGTCTTGCATCCGTAGATGCAATATTAAAATTGTTAGAAAGTGGAAGTGAAATAGTAGCCGTAGATGATATTTATGGAGGAACATTTCGTTTGTTAAATTTGTATAAAAAGTTAGGTATTAATACTAAATTTGTGGATACAACGGATGCAAAAAAAACTATTTCTACTATTTCTAATAAAACAAAATTAGTTTGGTTAGAATCTCCAACCAACCCCACATTGAAAGTATCTGATATAGAATATATTAGTAAAGAATCCAAAAAGAAAAATTCAGATATTTTAGTAGTTGTGGATAATACCTTTGCTTCTCCTGTCATTCAAAATCCTTTAAAATTAGGATCAGATATAGTAGTTCATAGTGCAACAAAATATTTAGCAGGACATTCAGATGTATTAGCTGGATTAATTACAGTAAAAAATACAGATTTATATGAAAAATTAAAGTATATTCAAAATGCAACGGGAGGAGTTTTATCTCCTATCGATTCTTGGTTAACTATAAGAGGAAGCCAAACGTTATATTTACGTATTAAAAAACAATCTCAAAATGCATTTCAAATTGCTTCTTTTTTAAACAAAAAAAGAAATTCAGAAATAGACCAAGTTTTTTATCCTGGCTTATCTAATCATAAAAATCATTTTATTGCTGTAAAACAACAAAGATATTTTGGAGGAATAGTTTCTTTTAGTCTTAAAAAGAATACAATAGAATCAGCAAAAAAAGTTGTTACTTCTACTAAAATATTTAAATTAGCGGAAAGTTTGGGAGGAACAAAAAGTTTAATTTGTCATCCAGCAACAATGACTCACAAATCCACTCCTACAGAAGTAAGAATAAATGCAGGAATACAAAACTCTCTGATTCGTTTATCTATTGGAATAGAAAATGTGGAAGATCTTATAAAAGATATTGATCAAGCTTTAAAATCATTATCATCACAATAA
- the atpB gene encoding F0F1 ATP synthase subunit A — MISRKTICSLFFFLFLFVESVESSNDKNHDVIKKKDKVDVASTIFNHISDSHEWHILGNRNYGVILYLPIILWNNGLEIFSSYKFSYGNVVKGKYGYYKMFRGIIYKTNSVGSFYINSKGIPKNDKPWDFSITKNVISILISSFLLLYFFIRMKYSYQNHQNKWSLGILLEFLILFVRDEIAIPYIGDKKYKTFLPFLLTSFFFILANNLIGMIPGFPNVTGNINMTLGLALITFIVTNINANVSYWKHIFWMPGVPIGIKLILAPIEFIGIFIRPLTLCIRLFANMTAGHIIILSFICLIFIFNNFLITGFSIIFGFFISMLEIMVSFLQAFIFTTLSALLIGTSVKNYDNETR, encoded by the coding sequence ATGATTTCAAGAAAAACAATATGTTCTTTGTTCTTTTTTTTATTTTTGTTCGTTGAATCTGTTGAATCTTCTAATGATAAAAATCATGATGTAATAAAGAAAAAAGATAAAGTGGATGTAGCTAGTACTATTTTTAATCATATAAGTGATTCTCATGAATGGCATATTCTTGGAAATCGAAATTATGGAGTTATTCTTTATTTACCAATTATTTTATGGAATAATGGATTAGAAATTTTCTCTTCCTACAAATTTTCGTATGGAAATGTAGTGAAGGGTAAATATGGATATTATAAAATGTTTAGAGGAATAATATACAAAACAAATAGTGTTGGTTCATTCTATATAAATTCGAAAGGAATTCCAAAAAATGATAAACCTTGGGATTTTTCTATTACAAAAAATGTGATATCTATTTTAATTTCTTCTTTTTTGTTATTGTATTTTTTCATACGAATGAAATATAGTTATCAAAATCATCAAAATAAATGGAGTTTAGGTATTCTTTTAGAATTTTTAATTTTATTTGTAAGGGATGAGATTGCAATTCCTTATATAGGAGATAAAAAATATAAAACTTTTCTTCCTTTTTTGTTAACATCTTTTTTTTTCATACTAGCTAATAATTTAATAGGGATGATTCCAGGATTTCCAAATGTAACAGGAAACATAAATATGACATTAGGATTAGCTTTGATAACATTTATTGTTACCAATATAAATGCAAATGTGAGTTATTGGAAACATATTTTTTGGATGCCAGGAGTTCCAATAGGGATTAAATTAATATTAGCTCCTATCGAATTCATAGGAATTTTTATTCGTCCATTAACTTTATGTATCAGATTGTTTGCTAATATGACTGCTGGGCACATAATTATTTTAAGTTTTATTTGCCTAATTTTTATTTTTAATAATTTTCTTATAACTGGTTTTTCCATAATTTTCGGTTTTTTTATTTCTATGTTAGAAATTATGGTTTCTTTTTTACAAGCTTTTATTTTTACAACTTTATCTGCCTTACTTATAGGAACATCTGTTAAAAATTATGATAATGAAACACGTTAA
- the atpE gene encoding ATP synthase F0 subunit C translates to MDIDLTYSGLAALGSGLAVIGAGLGIGKIGSSAMDAIARQPEASNKIQNAMIIASALIEGAALFGIVTTLLAVFK, encoded by the coding sequence ATGGATATAGATTTAACTTATTCAGGGTTGGCCGCTTTAGGATCTGGTCTTGCCGTAATAGGTGCTGGATTAGGAATTGGAAAAATTGGAAGTTCTGCAATGGATGCGATAGCGAGACAACCTGAAGCTTCGAATAAAATACAAAATGCTATGATTATAGCATCTGCATTGATCGAAGGAGCTGCATTATTTGGAATTGTCACTACATTGTTAGCTGTATTTAAATAA
- the atpF gene encoding F0F1 ATP synthase subunit B, protein MPMDLITPSIGLFFWHIIIFIILMFFLSKFAWKPIMNFIDQREEKIKISLEKADQMKEKLKYVEDQKNKILKETRIKRDMILKEAIQIREKIKLKAKEEGMIEKRKIIEETKKNIQVEKEVAIHKLKNKIGKISIQIAEKILKKELNQNQDKFFIKELVDMNCTNFNK, encoded by the coding sequence ATGCCAATGGATTTAATAACTCCTTCTATTGGACTATTTTTTTGGCACATAATAATATTTATAATACTCATGTTTTTTCTTTCAAAATTTGCTTGGAAGCCAATAATGAATTTTATTGATCAAAGAGAAGAAAAAATTAAAATATCTCTTGAAAAAGCTGATCAAATGAAAGAAAAACTGAAATATGTAGAAGATCAAAAAAATAAAATTTTAAAGGAAACTCGTATAAAAAGAGATATGATTTTGAAAGAAGCTATTCAAATTAGAGAAAAAATAAAATTGAAAGCAAAAGAAGAAGGAATGATCGAAAAAAGAAAAATAATAGAAGAAACAAAAAAAAATATTCAAGTAGAAAAAGAAGTTGCTATTCATAAATTAAAGAATAAAATAGGAAAAATTTCTATTCAAATAGCTGAAAAAATATTAAAAAAAGAGTTAAATCAAAATCAAGATAAGTTCTTTATAAAAGAATTAGTAGATATGAATTGTACTAATTTTAATAAATAA